One Spinacia oleracea cultivar Varoflay chromosome 4, BTI_SOV_V1, whole genome shotgun sequence DNA segment encodes these proteins:
- the LOC110793198 gene encoding flavin mononucleotide hydrolase 1, chloroplatic, which produces MKMALLYKPTICFPHKFCLDPPKSIPRSSITMKDSINNTNLNTIVDSSAAMEERKLPILLFDVMDTLVRDPFYHDIPDFFGMSMKELMECKHPTAWSEFEKGLIDEDELAKKFFKDGRHLDVEGLKDCMKRGYSYLDGIEDLLHALKLNNYEMHAFTNYPVWYQLIEDKLKLSTYLSWTFCSCATGKLKPDPDFYSEAFRHLQVEPESCIFVDDRIKNVEGAVSVGMVGLQFKGADELRQDLSLLGINISANELKYNWTSS; this is translated from the exons ATGAAAATGGCCCTTCTTTACAAACCCACAATCTGTTTCCCTCATAAATTCTGTCTAGACCCACCAAAATCAATCCCCAGAAGTTCAATAACCATGAAAGATAGCATCAATAATACCAATTTAAACACCATTGTTGACTCTTCTGCTGCAATGGAGGAGAGGAAGTTGCCCATTTTGCTGTTTGATGTTATGGATACGCTTGTTCGTGATCCCTTTTACCATGACATTCCAGATTTTTTTGG CATGTCTATGAAGGAATTGATGGAATGCAAGCATCCAACTGCCTGGAGTGAGTTTGAAAAGGGATTGATTGATGAG GACGAATTAGCTAAAAAGTTCTTCAAAGACGGAAGACACCTCGATGTGGAAG GCCTTAAAGATTGCATGAAAAGGGGATATTCCTACTTAGATGGTATCGAAGATCTGCTGCATGCCTTAAAACTAAACAACTACGAAATGCACGCTTTTACAAATTATCCAGTCTG GTACCAATTAATTGAGGATAAGTTAAAGCTATCAACTTATTTATCTTGGACATTCTGCTCCTGTGCAACAG GAAAATTGAAGCCAGACCCTGATTTTTATAGTGAAGCCTTCAGACACCTTCAGGTTGAGCCCGAAAGCTGTATCTTTGTTGATGACAG GATTAAAAATGTGGAGGGAGCAGTAAGTGTTGGAATGGTTGGCTTGCAATTTAAAGGTGCAGATGAGTTGCGTCAGGATCTCTCTCTTCTTGGCATTAATATTTCTGCAAATGAACTCAAATACAATTGGACGAGCTCATGA
- the LOC110793194 gene encoding putative wall-associated receptor kinase-like 16 isoform X1: MSTEKKNLAEIMNSQTTLLFLLIAAILWMASLPMVAALPITQPECPENCGGVSIPYPFGIGSGCYLDPSYEIICNSSLTPPKPFLRSFNLEVEEITLKAYFYSSNEESQRITVKTPVQRTCGIQTASISSLDFGGTPYWFTGTDNVLLVGGCGSSVVMRNRSNAILGGCSSLCDESIHDKYFSSCVGIGCCKITLMESGSLDLYRLDVLNFLTGSHNCTSTKLVSETYMNKFYVDPSDPYQFSAVPTVLGWMVANSTGINMPWAGDNKRYCLKYNYTAKMEEGFICFCKEGYHGNPYIPYGCQVSDNCKRCKPGSCLQIRPDSFVCNGEFDFTWGIAVIVVGSVIGLVLVCSGNIYVCFRKRKLILMKEKFFQQNGGLLLKQQLALYGDKESTRIFKVIELKAATKNYSKENILGKGGFGTVYKGIISNQQIVAIKKSKISSQSQVEQFINEVVILTQINHRNVVKLLGCCLETEVPLLVYEYVSNGNLFEHIHEKGDATWLSWENCLRIATEAANAIAYLHSAASIPIIHRDIKSSNILLDDNFTAKISDFGASRLVPIDQSQVTTLVQGTFGYLDPEYFQTNHLTDKSDVYSFGVVLLELLTRRKPLLWGTGVEDGNLAAYFLHSVRNNQLFDIVEPRFIKEATQKQLTMFAKLAEQCLSVKGEDRPSMKEVAKELEELKTKPVNHPRAELDCDENRILSNELKGLCNVPCRKGSEASRLFTMEKDIILEMSSPR, encoded by the exons ATGTCTACAGAAAAGAAAAACCTTGCAGAAATAATGAATAGCCAAACAACATTATTGTTTCTGCTTATTGCAGCAATACTATGGATGGCATCATTACCAATGGTAGCTGCACTCCCCATCACACAGCCTGAATGTCCAGAGAATTGTGGAGGTGTGAGTATTCCTTATCCATTTGGTATCGGAAGTGGTTGCTACCTCGATCCCTCGTATGAGATCATCTGCAATTCATCTTTAACTCCCCCAAAACCTTTTTTACGTTCATTCAACCTTGAGGTTGAAGAGATAACGCTAAAAGCTTACTTCTACAGCTCGAATGAGGAATCGCAAAGGATCACGGTGAAAACCCCAGTACAAAGGACCTGTGGTATCCAAACTGCTAGTATAAGTAGCCTCGATTTTGGTGGGACTCCTTATTGGTTCACAGGGACGGACAATGTTTTACTAGTGGGGGGATGTGGAAGCAGTGTGGTCATGAGGAATAGAAGCAACGCAATCCTGGGTGGGTGCAGTTCACTTTGTGATGAGAGTATACATGATAAGTATTTCTCTTCTTGTGTTGGCATCGGGTGTTGCAAAATTACTTTGATGGAAAGTGGCTCTCTTGATCTGTATCGCTTAGATGTATTGAACTTTCTAACGGGGTCTCATAATTGCACAAGCACCAAGTTGGTTAGCGAAACCTACATGAACAAGTTCTATGTTGATCCTAGTGATCCGTATCAGTTCTCAGCTGTCCCGACAGTGCTAGGCTGGATGGTCGCAAATTCTACTGGTATTAATATGCCCTGGGCTGGTGACAACAAGAGGTACTGTCTAAAATATAATTATACTGCAAAAATGGAAGAAGGTTTCATTTGTTTCTGCAAGGAAGGCTACCACGGAAATCCATATATTCCCTACGGATGCCAAG TCTCAGATAATTGTAAACGATGCAAACCTGGGAGTTGCTTGCAGATAAGACCTGATTCTTTTGTTTGCAATGGTGAATTTGATTTTACCTGGGGGATAGCCGTTATCGTGGTTG GTTCTGTCATTGGCTTAGTGTTGGTATGCTCTGGTAACATATATGTCTGCTTCAGGAAAAGGAAACTTATCTTAATGAAGGAGAAATTCTTTCAACAAAATGGCGGTTTATTACTGAAACAACAACTTGCCTTGTATGGGGACAAAGAATCAACAAGAATATTCAAGGTCATCGAGCTAAAGGCAGCCACAAAGAACTACAGTAAAGAAAACATCCTCGGCAAAGGCGGTTTTGGCACTGTGTACAAAGGTATTATATCAAATCAGCAAATAGTCGcgataaaaaaatcaaagataaGTAGTCAGAGTCAAGTTGAGCAATTCATCAATGAGGTGGTCATCCTAACTCAGATCAACCACAGAAATGTGGTTAAACTATTGGGATGTTGTTTGGAGACTGAAGTGCCTCTTTTGGTGTATGAATATGTCTCGAATGGCAACCTATTCGAGCATATTCACGAAAAAGGCGATGCAACTTGGCTTTCATGGGAAAATTGTTTAAGAATCGCAACAGAGGCTGCTAACGCGATTGCTTATCTCCACTCAGCGGCTTCAATACCTATAATACACAGGGATATCAAGTCATCCAACATTTTATTGGATGATAACTTTACTGCCAAAATATCCGACTTTGGAGCCTCGAGACTAGTTCCGATTGATCAAAGTCAAGTTACCACTCTAGTTCAAGGTACATTTGGGTATCTTGACCCCGAATACTTCCAAACAAACCACCTGACTGATAAAAGTGATGTCTACAGCTTTGGTGTAGTTCTCCTTGAGCTCTTAACAAGGAGAAAACCGCTTTTGTGGGGAACTGGAGTTGAAGATGGGAATTTAGCAGCCTATTTCCTTCATTCAGTGAGGAACAACCAGTTGTTCGACATTGTTGAGCCTCGATTCATTAAAGAAGCAACTCAGAAGCAACTTACCATGTTTGCAAAGCTTGCAGAACAATGTCTTAGTGTAAAAGGTGAAGACAGGCCATCCATGAAAGAGGTGGCGAAGGAGTTAGAAGAGTTGAAGACGAAACCTGTCAATCATCCGAGGGCTGAGTTGGATTGTGATGAGAATCGTATCTTAAGTAATGAACTTAAGGGCCTCTGTAATGTGCCTTGCAGGAAAGGAAGCGAAGCATCTCGACTGTTTACAATGGAGAAGGACATAATACTTGAAATGAGCTCTCCTCGCTAA
- the LOC110793194 gene encoding putative wall-associated receptor kinase-like 16 isoform X2 has protein sequence MASLPMVAALPITQPECPENCGGVSIPYPFGIGSGCYLDPSYEIICNSSLTPPKPFLRSFNLEVEEITLKAYFYSSNEESQRITVKTPVQRTCGIQTASISSLDFGGTPYWFTGTDNVLLVGGCGSSVVMRNRSNAILGGCSSLCDESIHDKYFSSCVGIGCCKITLMESGSLDLYRLDVLNFLTGSHNCTSTKLVSETYMNKFYVDPSDPYQFSAVPTVLGWMVANSTGINMPWAGDNKRYCLKYNYTAKMEEGFICFCKEGYHGNPYIPYGCQVSDNCKRCKPGSCLQIRPDSFVCNGEFDFTWGIAVIVVGSVIGLVLVCSGNIYVCFRKRKLILMKEKFFQQNGGLLLKQQLALYGDKESTRIFKVIELKAATKNYSKENILGKGGFGTVYKGIISNQQIVAIKKSKISSQSQVEQFINEVVILTQINHRNVVKLLGCCLETEVPLLVYEYVSNGNLFEHIHEKGDATWLSWENCLRIATEAANAIAYLHSAASIPIIHRDIKSSNILLDDNFTAKISDFGASRLVPIDQSQVTTLVQGTFGYLDPEYFQTNHLTDKSDVYSFGVVLLELLTRRKPLLWGTGVEDGNLAAYFLHSVRNNQLFDIVEPRFIKEATQKQLTMFAKLAEQCLSVKGEDRPSMKEVAKELEELKTKPVNHPRAELDCDENRILSNELKGLCNVPCRKGSEASRLFTMEKDIILEMSSPR, from the exons ATGGCATCATTACCAATGGTAGCTGCACTCCCCATCACACAGCCTGAATGTCCAGAGAATTGTGGAGGTGTGAGTATTCCTTATCCATTTGGTATCGGAAGTGGTTGCTACCTCGATCCCTCGTATGAGATCATCTGCAATTCATCTTTAACTCCCCCAAAACCTTTTTTACGTTCATTCAACCTTGAGGTTGAAGAGATAACGCTAAAAGCTTACTTCTACAGCTCGAATGAGGAATCGCAAAGGATCACGGTGAAAACCCCAGTACAAAGGACCTGTGGTATCCAAACTGCTAGTATAAGTAGCCTCGATTTTGGTGGGACTCCTTATTGGTTCACAGGGACGGACAATGTTTTACTAGTGGGGGGATGTGGAAGCAGTGTGGTCATGAGGAATAGAAGCAACGCAATCCTGGGTGGGTGCAGTTCACTTTGTGATGAGAGTATACATGATAAGTATTTCTCTTCTTGTGTTGGCATCGGGTGTTGCAAAATTACTTTGATGGAAAGTGGCTCTCTTGATCTGTATCGCTTAGATGTATTGAACTTTCTAACGGGGTCTCATAATTGCACAAGCACCAAGTTGGTTAGCGAAACCTACATGAACAAGTTCTATGTTGATCCTAGTGATCCGTATCAGTTCTCAGCTGTCCCGACAGTGCTAGGCTGGATGGTCGCAAATTCTACTGGTATTAATATGCCCTGGGCTGGTGACAACAAGAGGTACTGTCTAAAATATAATTATACTGCAAAAATGGAAGAAGGTTTCATTTGTTTCTGCAAGGAAGGCTACCACGGAAATCCATATATTCCCTACGGATGCCAAG TCTCAGATAATTGTAAACGATGCAAACCTGGGAGTTGCTTGCAGATAAGACCTGATTCTTTTGTTTGCAATGGTGAATTTGATTTTACCTGGGGGATAGCCGTTATCGTGGTTG GTTCTGTCATTGGCTTAGTGTTGGTATGCTCTGGTAACATATATGTCTGCTTCAGGAAAAGGAAACTTATCTTAATGAAGGAGAAATTCTTTCAACAAAATGGCGGTTTATTACTGAAACAACAACTTGCCTTGTATGGGGACAAAGAATCAACAAGAATATTCAAGGTCATCGAGCTAAAGGCAGCCACAAAGAACTACAGTAAAGAAAACATCCTCGGCAAAGGCGGTTTTGGCACTGTGTACAAAGGTATTATATCAAATCAGCAAATAGTCGcgataaaaaaatcaaagataaGTAGTCAGAGTCAAGTTGAGCAATTCATCAATGAGGTGGTCATCCTAACTCAGATCAACCACAGAAATGTGGTTAAACTATTGGGATGTTGTTTGGAGACTGAAGTGCCTCTTTTGGTGTATGAATATGTCTCGAATGGCAACCTATTCGAGCATATTCACGAAAAAGGCGATGCAACTTGGCTTTCATGGGAAAATTGTTTAAGAATCGCAACAGAGGCTGCTAACGCGATTGCTTATCTCCACTCAGCGGCTTCAATACCTATAATACACAGGGATATCAAGTCATCCAACATTTTATTGGATGATAACTTTACTGCCAAAATATCCGACTTTGGAGCCTCGAGACTAGTTCCGATTGATCAAAGTCAAGTTACCACTCTAGTTCAAGGTACATTTGGGTATCTTGACCCCGAATACTTCCAAACAAACCACCTGACTGATAAAAGTGATGTCTACAGCTTTGGTGTAGTTCTCCTTGAGCTCTTAACAAGGAGAAAACCGCTTTTGTGGGGAACTGGAGTTGAAGATGGGAATTTAGCAGCCTATTTCCTTCATTCAGTGAGGAACAACCAGTTGTTCGACATTGTTGAGCCTCGATTCATTAAAGAAGCAACTCAGAAGCAACTTACCATGTTTGCAAAGCTTGCAGAACAATGTCTTAGTGTAAAAGGTGAAGACAGGCCATCCATGAAAGAGGTGGCGAAGGAGTTAGAAGAGTTGAAGACGAAACCTGTCAATCATCCGAGGGCTGAGTTGGATTGTGATGAGAATCGTATCTTAAGTAATGAACTTAAGGGCCTCTGTAATGTGCCTTGCAGGAAAGGAAGCGAAGCATCTCGACTGTTTACAATGGAGAAGGACATAATACTTGAAATGAGCTCTCCTCGCTAA